In Erigeron canadensis isolate Cc75 chromosome 1, C_canadensis_v1, whole genome shotgun sequence, a single window of DNA contains:
- the LOC122583443 gene encoding uncharacterized protein LOC122583443, whose protein sequence is MELKEFEEAIFGEPKVEWSSSAAASGQIHKFLFHVHLDDSCRQQQQLKIHVTDFFSNTLGALLSLQQLNDMRDDIGVGGSWSEFLEYVVNSLKFGDVKLVLEGQSNSDGPKSAKLIAQKLKGMPRISVSLLRLVGTAANEVMSRLSLDMYKAYKSNQMLLLQEKEGRNQLTKMLSAEKDKSEHVQKQLDGLYSIRNKPQKITSDTSSATCLNDISDKQIDQNPSPMKVPKRVVPAHRRSKVRGAFLQDTEDD, encoded by the exons ATGGaattaaaagaatttgaagaagCAATATTCGGAGAGCCTAAGGTTGAATGGTCGTCGTCAGCAGCAGCAAGTGGACAAATTCATAAATTCTTGTTTCATGTTCATCTTGACGATTCTTGTCGTCAGCAGCAACAACTCAAAATTCATGTCACGGACTTTTTTTCAAACACTTTGGGGGCACTTCTTTCACTTCAACAACTCAATGACATG AGGGATGATATTGGAGTTGGTGGTTCCTGGTCTGAGTTTCTGGAATACGTTGTTAATTCACTAAAGTTTGGGGATGTGAAGCTTGTTTTGGAGGGGCAATCCAATTCAGATG gaCCTAAATCTGCTAAACTGATTGCCCAGAAGTTGAAAGGAATGCCCAGAATATCTGTTTCTCTGCTTAGGCTCGTTGGCACTGCTGCAAACGAGGTGATGTCAAGGCTTTCTCTTGATATGTACAAAGCGTACAAAAGCAATCAAATGTTGCTACTGCAAG AGAAAGAGGGCCGTAACCAGTTGACCAAAATGCTTTCTGCTGAAAAG GATAAGAGTGAACATGTTCAGAAACAACTTGACGGTCTCTATTCGATTCGAAACAAGCCACAGAAGATAACTTCAGATACTTCATCGGCTACCTGCCTCAATGACATTTCAG ACAAACAAATCGATCAGAATCCAAGCCCGATGAAAGTGCCAAAGCGTGTGGTACCAGCACATCGCAG ATCAAAGGTAAGAGGGGCTTTTCTGCAAGATACAGAAGATGATTAG
- the LOC122605833 gene encoding beta-1,3-galactosyltransferase 7-like isoform X1, with the protein MKSNRNSGGKVSPKWIIIFSIFSFVLGMLFTNRVWAPLESDGRIMRRKEQELKFVNNDCLTNKDNDLLGEVHKTQEAIQSIRKLGSSISELRLELPGNQSSPEAAKHEELHSNKTNGDKSETRKKVFMVIGINTAFSSRKRRDSIRETWMPRGEKLLQLEKEKGIVVRFMIGHSATSKSILDRAIDSEEAQHKDFFRLEHVEGYHELTAKTRIFFSTAYAKWDAKFYIKIDDDVHVNLGMLATTLGRHQSKPRVYAGCMKSGPVLSHKNVKYHEPEYWKFGEEGNKYFRHATGQIYAISNELAAYISTNQKILHKYANEDVSLGSWFIGLDVEHIDDHNMCCGTPPDCEWKAEAGNVCVASFDWSCSGICKSVERIKEVHRRCGEDPAALWSAQY; encoded by the exons ATGAAGAGCAACAGAAACAGTGGAGGCAAAGTATCACCAAAATGGATCATCATTTTCAGTATCTTTAGTTTTGTATTAGGCATGCTGTTTACGAACAG GGTGTGGGCTCCACTTGAATCTGATGGGAGAATTATGAGAAGGAAGGAACAAGAATTGAAATTTGTTAATAATGATTGTTTAACAAATAAG GATAATGATTTGCTTGGAGAAGTTCATAAAACACAAGAAGCAATTCA GTCTATCAGGAAACTTGGAAGCTCAATTTCAGAGCTGCGGTTGGAGCTCCCAGGCAATCAAAGCTCACCTGAGGCAGCAAAGCATGAGGAATTGCATTCTAACAAGACAAATGGAGACAAGAGTGAAACAAGGAAAAAGGTGTTTATGGTTATTGGTATTAACACTGCTTTTAGTAGCAGAAAGAGACGTGATTCGATTAGAGAAACGTGGATGCCTAGGG GTGAAAAGCTACTTCAGCTTGAGAAGGAAAAGGGTATTGTTGTCCGTTTCATGATCGGACACAG TGCAACATCTAAGAGCATTCTAGATCGAGCCATTGACTCTGAGGAAGCTCAACATAAAGATTTCTTTAGACTT GAACATGTTGAAGGGTATCACGAATTGACAGCCAAGACACGTATATTCTTTTCTACAGCATATGCCAAATGGGATGCAAAATTTTATATCAAGATCGATGATGATGTTCATGTCAATCTTG GCATGTTAGCTACAACTCTGGGACGGCATCAATCAAAACCCAGGGTTTATGCAGGATGCATGAAATCTGGGCCCGTTCTTTCCCATAA AAATGTCAAATACCATGAACCTGAATACTGGAAGTTTGGAGAGGAAGGAAATAAGTATTTTCGGCATGCAACTGGACAGATATATGCTATCTCGAATGAACTAGCTGCATACATCTCCACCAACCA GAAAATTTTGCACAAGTATGCAAACGAAGATGTGTCTCTTGGCTCTTGGTTTATCGGTCTAGATGTTGAACATATCGATGATCACAACATGTGTTGTGGGACCCCTCCTG ATTGTGAGTGGAAGGCAGAGGCTGGTAACGTGTGCGTTGCATCATTCGATTGGAGTTGCAGTGGCATTTGTAAGTCAGTGGAAAGGATCAAAGAGGTTCACAGGAGATGTGGTGAAGATCCTGCGGCTCTTTGGAGTGCACAATATTAA
- the LOC122589375 gene encoding desiccation-related protein At2g46140-like gives MSSSDKPKTEEKGAKKKETTEAEDGGFLGKVKGFFYDIGEKIEDKVRFGKPTAELAAIHITKINLKQADLVVDVIVTNQNPVPIPLVDIKYLVESNERKLASGLISDARTIHARGSEIIKIPLTIVYDDIKKVYADIEPGIMLPYKVKVDLIVDVPVIGKVSLPLEKTGEIPVPYRPDVYIEKIHFEEFSFEETVAILHLKLDNKNDFDLGLNQLKYEIWLCDVSIGGAKLTKSAKIVKNDISEIEIPLNFRPKDCGSAMWDMIRGKGTGYSIKGHIDVDTPYGKMKLPIEKVGGTTTFKNKDVGEVIQPKVV, from the exons ATGTCATCATCTGATAAGCCAAAAACAGAAGAA AAAGGagcaaaaaagaaagaaactacaGAAGCTGAAGACGGTGGATTTCTTGGGAAGGTAAAGGGTTTCTTTTATGACATTGGTGAGAAGATTGAAGACAAAGTAAGGTTTGGAAAACCAACTGCAGAACTTGCAGCGATTCATATTACTAAAATCAATCTTAAGCAGGCTGATCTTGTTGTTGATGTAATTGTCACAAACCAAAATCCTGTTCCAATCCCTTTAGTCGACATTAAGTACTTGGTGGAGAGCAATGAACGAAAACTAGCGTCTGGGTTGATTTCGGATGCTAGAACAATTCATGCACGTGGTTCCGAGATTATTAAAATACCATTAACCATTGTATATGATGACATAAAGAAGGTATATGCTGATATAGAACCAGGAATCATGTTACCATACAAGGTCAAAGTTGACTTGATTGTGGATGTGCCAGTCATCGGTAAGGTGTCTCTGCCTCTAGAGAAAACTGGTGAAATCCCGGTACCTTACAGGCCTGATGTTTACATTGAAAAGATTCACTTTGAAGAATTCTCCTTTGAAGAGACGGTAGCAATTCTCCATCTAAAGTTGGACAACAAGAATGACTTTGACTTGGGACTTAATCAACTAAAATATGAGATTTGGTTATGCGATGTGAGCATCGGAGGAGCCAAGCTTACAAAAAGTGCGAAAATTGTGAAAAATGATATCAGTGAGATTGAAATCCCACTCAACTTTAGGCCCAAGGACTGTGGTTCTGCTATGTGGGACATGATTAGAGGAAAAGGGACTGGTTACTCCATAAAAGGACATATTGATGTGGATACACCCTATGGAAAGATGAAGCTGCCCATCGAAAAGGTTGGTGGAACAACCACGTTTAAGAACAAAGACGTCGGAGAGGTCATCCAACCCAAGGTAGTTTGA
- the LOC122589281 gene encoding uncharacterized protein LOC122589281, translating into MRKEIFLRIARDIHSFNNIQPLPKHIQFFHKAPTDAAGRPDFNIFQKCTSAIRQLAYSYKADALDEYLQIAQDTGYQCLDAFCKCVTHLHQHEYLRRPTEADIQRITAKHEEVHGFRVCLVAYIAWIGGGGTVRWHGNGSTREATRGIPQSCLKWLLPMICGSDMAPKVEFSVNGHRFGKGYYLADGIYPEWATLVKSVKCPMEPKTTKFKRYQEDARKDVERAFGVLQGRWQIVEQQARAYSVNKIKRIMLCCVILHNMIVENNGRAITEFGTSRNAAVNVDAQFLFSNNVIFRNLCFLV; encoded by the exons ATGCGAAAGGAAATATTTCTCCGCATAGCGCGGGATATACACTCCTTTAACAACATTCAACCGCTACCGAAGCACATTCAGTTTTTCCACAAAGCACCGACGGATGCTGCTGGTCGTCCCGACtttaacatttttcagaaaTGCACTTCCGCAATTCGCCAATTAGCTTATAGCTATAAGGCTGATGCTTTGGACGAGTACTTGCAAATAGCGCAAGATACGGGGTACCAATGTTTAGACGCTTTCTGCAAATGTGTGACACACCTGCATCAACACGAGTACTTGAGAAGGCCAACAGAAGCAGATATCCAGCGTATAACTGCTAAACATGAGGAGGTTCATGGTTTTCGAGTATGCTTGGTAGCATATATTGCATGGATTGGGGGTGGAGGAACTGTCCGGTGGCATGGCAATGGCAGTACACGCGAGGCAACAAGGGGCATCCCACAATCATGCTTGAAGTGGTTGCTTCCTATGATTTGTGGATCTG ACATGGCTCCTAAAGTAGAGTTTTCGGTGAATGGCCACCGGTTTGGAAAGGGATATTACCTAGCAGATGGTATTTATCCTGAATGGGCCACTCTTGTCAAGTCTGTTAAGTGCCCGATGGAGCCGAAAACCACCAAGTTCAAGAGATACCAAGAAGATGCAAGGAAGGATGTCGAGCGAGCATTCGGGGTTCTTCAAGGTCGTTGGCAGATTGTTGAGCAACAAGCCCGGGCCTATAGTGTGAACAAAATAAAACGTATCATGTTATGTTGTGTGATTCTGCACAACATGATCGTTGAAAATAACGGGCGCGCAATTACAGAGTTTGGAACCTCCCGGAACGCAGCCGTCAACGTTGATGCGCAGtttcttttttctaataatGTGATTTTTCGCAATTTATGTTTTCTAGTTTAA
- the LOC122605833 gene encoding beta-1,3-galactosyltransferase 7-like isoform X2 translates to MKSNRNSGGKVSPKWIIIFSIFSFVLGMLFTNRVWAPLESDGRIMRRKEQELKFVNNDCLTNKDNDLLGEVHKTQEAIQKLGSSISELRLELPGNQSSPEAAKHEELHSNKTNGDKSETRKKVFMVIGINTAFSSRKRRDSIRETWMPRGEKLLQLEKEKGIVVRFMIGHSATSKSILDRAIDSEEAQHKDFFRLEHVEGYHELTAKTRIFFSTAYAKWDAKFYIKIDDDVHVNLGMLATTLGRHQSKPRVYAGCMKSGPVLSHKNVKYHEPEYWKFGEEGNKYFRHATGQIYAISNELAAYISTNQKILHKYANEDVSLGSWFIGLDVEHIDDHNMCCGTPPDCEWKAEAGNVCVASFDWSCSGICKSVERIKEVHRRCGEDPAALWSAQY, encoded by the exons ATGAAGAGCAACAGAAACAGTGGAGGCAAAGTATCACCAAAATGGATCATCATTTTCAGTATCTTTAGTTTTGTATTAGGCATGCTGTTTACGAACAG GGTGTGGGCTCCACTTGAATCTGATGGGAGAATTATGAGAAGGAAGGAACAAGAATTGAAATTTGTTAATAATGATTGTTTAACAAATAAG GATAATGATTTGCTTGGAGAAGTTCATAAAACACAAGAAGCAATTCA GAAACTTGGAAGCTCAATTTCAGAGCTGCGGTTGGAGCTCCCAGGCAATCAAAGCTCACCTGAGGCAGCAAAGCATGAGGAATTGCATTCTAACAAGACAAATGGAGACAAGAGTGAAACAAGGAAAAAGGTGTTTATGGTTATTGGTATTAACACTGCTTTTAGTAGCAGAAAGAGACGTGATTCGATTAGAGAAACGTGGATGCCTAGGG GTGAAAAGCTACTTCAGCTTGAGAAGGAAAAGGGTATTGTTGTCCGTTTCATGATCGGACACAG TGCAACATCTAAGAGCATTCTAGATCGAGCCATTGACTCTGAGGAAGCTCAACATAAAGATTTCTTTAGACTT GAACATGTTGAAGGGTATCACGAATTGACAGCCAAGACACGTATATTCTTTTCTACAGCATATGCCAAATGGGATGCAAAATTTTATATCAAGATCGATGATGATGTTCATGTCAATCTTG GCATGTTAGCTACAACTCTGGGACGGCATCAATCAAAACCCAGGGTTTATGCAGGATGCATGAAATCTGGGCCCGTTCTTTCCCATAA AAATGTCAAATACCATGAACCTGAATACTGGAAGTTTGGAGAGGAAGGAAATAAGTATTTTCGGCATGCAACTGGACAGATATATGCTATCTCGAATGAACTAGCTGCATACATCTCCACCAACCA GAAAATTTTGCACAAGTATGCAAACGAAGATGTGTCTCTTGGCTCTTGGTTTATCGGTCTAGATGTTGAACATATCGATGATCACAACATGTGTTGTGGGACCCCTCCTG ATTGTGAGTGGAAGGCAGAGGCTGGTAACGTGTGCGTTGCATCATTCGATTGGAGTTGCAGTGGCATTTGTAAGTCAGTGGAAAGGATCAAAGAGGTTCACAGGAGATGTGGTGAAGATCCTGCGGCTCTTTGGAGTGCACAATATTAA
- the LOC122585184 gene encoding carnosine N-methyltransferase-like: protein MSSNNNDKKENIIIMSSEVTEVNKEEEEEEEIRRRKAEEEAMEVKSLRRIISAYLNYPEAAEEDVRRYERSFRKLPLSHKALLAHLPLKYQKMRWCISENTHFIFEMLNAFEPPVDMSQDDENCEHLNNGSCGYHHSEDGDPCCGSASISGRAHFAKSVEACCGHEEKNGTCCEPESKNFPVDLECKTDTHKGGCDSGRDAQDQGLSNTANDSHKNISSDMLEPMPHFHVPLVDVDKVRCVIRNIVRDWAAEGQKERDQCYTPILEELKRLFPDRSVESPPTCLVPGAGLGRLALEISCLGFASQGNEFSYYMMICSSFILNQTQAVEEWTIYPWIHSNCNSLTDADQLRSVSVPDIHPAGAGITEGFSMCGGDFVEVYSEPCQVAAWDAVVTCFFLDTAHNIVEYIQIISRILKDGGVWINLGPLLYHFADMYGQDDEMSIELSLEDVKRIAIHYGFQLEVEKTIETTYTTNPRAMMQNRYFSAFWTMRKKPSATTSIQQDMDE, encoded by the exons ATGTCGTCAAACAACAACGACAAGAAGGAGAACATCATCATCATGAGTAGTGAGGTTACGGAGGTAAATaaggaggaggaagaagaagaagaaattcgGCGGAGAAAAGCAGAAGAAGAAGCCATGGAAGTCAAATCCCTTCGCCGCATCATTTCTGCTTATCtcaa CTATCCGGAAGCCGCAGAGGAGGATGTTAGAAGATATGAAAGATCTTTTAGAAAGCTTCCCCTGTCTCATAAG GCTCTCCTGGCGCACCTTCCTTTAAAATATCAGAAAATGAGATG GTGTATCTCAGAAAATACCCATTTCATTTTTGAAATGCTAAAT GCATTTGAGCCCCCGGTTGATATGAGCCAAGATGATGAAAATTGTGAACATCTGAATAATGGTTCATGTGGTTATCATCACTCAGAAGACGGGGATCCCTGTTGTGGATCGGCCTCAATAAGCGGAAGAGCACATTTTGCAAAATCTGTTGAAGCTTGCTGTGGGCATGAG GAGAAGAATGGAACTTGCTGTGAGCCAGAGTCTAAAAACTTCCCTGTAGATTTAGAATGCAAAACAGACACTCATAAAGGTGGTTGTGACAGCGGTAGAGATGCCCAGGACCAGGGTCTTTCTAATACGGCTAATGATTCCCACAAGAAT ATATCTTCTGATATGCTAGAGCCGATGCCCCATTTTCACGTTCCTCTAGTGGATGTTGACAAG GTTAGATGTGTTATCAGAAATATTGTCAGAGATTGGGCTGCTGAG GGACAGAAGGAACGAGATCAATGTTACACGCCTATTCTTGAAGAACTTAAACGCCTTTTTCCAGATCGTAGTGTAGAGAG TCCCCCTACTTGTCTAGTTCCTGGTGCTGGATTAGGAAGGCTGGCCTTGGAAATTTCATGTCTTG GTTTCGCAAGTCAAGGAAATGAATTTTCATACTACATGATGATCTGCTCAAGTTTTATTCTCAATCA GACTCAAGCTGTTGAGGAATGGACAATCTATCCATGGATTCACAGCAATTGCAATTCACTGACCGATGCTGATCAACTTCGCTCAGTTTCCGTTCCAGATATTCATCCGGCTGG TGCAGGGATTACTGAAGGTTTTTCCATGTGCGGTGGTGACTTCGTTGAAGTTTATAGCGAACCCTGCCAAGTAG CGGCGTGGGATGCAGTTGTGACCTGCTTTTTCCTTGATACAGCACACAATATAGTCGAATATATTCAAATCATTTCCAGAATTCTTAAAGACGGCGGA GTCTGGATAAACTTGGGTCCTCTACTGTATCACTTCGCAGATATGTATGGCCAAGATGAT GAAATGTCAATTGAATTAAGTTTGGAAGATGTGAAAAGGATTGCAATCCATTATGGATTTCAGTTGGAG GTCGAGAAGACCATCGAaacaacttatactacaaatCCACGAGCAATGATGCAA AATCGCTATTTTTCAGCATTTTGGACGATGCGAAAGAAACCATCAGCAACTACAAGTATACAACAGGATATGGATGAATGA